In one Rhodothermales bacterium genomic region, the following are encoded:
- a CDS encoding sulfotransferase yields MFLHLPTFFRALRSTFSRRHFHPQHALWTAGLMLSFLGLRTTVLVFRGLDHIIFRAFRRQEVKSPVYIIGNPRSGTTFLHRLLSLDSRFTSMALYQSIFPSVALYRLLSTARAADRAVGSPLERLTRRLSQRAFGGWTGIHRTRLSEPEEDEQLFVYSMLTPVVTLLFPFFDELGHVGYVDRMSSKTRKRLMADYLGSLRRHLFAEGGNKTLLVKNTAVTGRLEATIIAMPEVRFIHMIRHPYDTVASLLSMYTVTWRRLAPQAVESIETYRALADLFCDYYRSRLQILEAVPSSRVVDVRFDDLVRDPERTVRRIYEALDLDMSGEFTNLLEDATRRSRGYQSHHRYTLEDFGMTRAEIYDRLADVFETYGFDRDPSVDEGSPAFGGTEVSARQ; encoded by the coding sequence ATGTTTCTTCATCTGCCAACATTCTTTCGCGCACTGCGGAGCACATTCTCCAGGCGTCATTTTCATCCACAGCATGCGCTGTGGACGGCGGGATTGATGCTGTCGTTCCTCGGATTACGAACAACGGTTCTCGTATTTCGTGGCCTGGATCATATCATATTTCGTGCGTTCCGACGCCAGGAAGTGAAATCCCCCGTGTACATAATCGGGAATCCCAGAAGCGGCACCACTTTTCTGCACAGGCTGCTATCGCTCGATTCACGTTTTACCTCGATGGCTCTGTATCAGTCAATCTTTCCATCAGTCGCGCTGTACCGTTTGCTGAGTACGGCCAGGGCGGCAGACAGGGCAGTCGGAAGTCCCCTTGAGCGACTCACGCGCCGCCTCAGTCAACGTGCGTTTGGCGGGTGGACGGGCATACATCGAACTCGATTATCGGAGCCGGAGGAAGACGAGCAGCTATTCGTTTATTCCATGCTGACCCCGGTAGTCACTCTCCTGTTTCCGTTCTTTGACGAACTGGGACATGTGGGCTATGTCGATCGAATGTCGTCGAAGACACGCAAACGACTGATGGCGGACTACCTCGGAAGTCTTCGGCGTCACCTATTTGCGGAAGGTGGAAACAAGACGCTCCTGGTAAAAAATACTGCGGTTACCGGGCGGCTCGAGGCGACGATCATCGCAATGCCGGAAGTCAGGTTCATTCACATGATTCGCCATCCGTATGACACAGTTGCTTCATTGCTCAGCATGTATACGGTGACGTGGCGCCGACTTGCGCCGCAAGCGGTCGAGAGCATTGAAACGTATCGTGCGCTGGCTGATCTGTTCTGTGACTACTACCGCTCCAGGTTGCAAATACTGGAGGCCGTTCCGTCATCCCGGGTAGTCGATGTTCGCTTCGATGATCTTGTCCGTGATCCGGAACGAACCGTTCGACGCATCTATGAGGCGTTAGATCTGGATATGTCCGGTGAGTTCACGAACCTCCTCGAAGACGCGACCCGTCGCTCTCGCGGCTATCAAAGTCATCACCGGTACACGCTGGAAGATTTTGGTATGACGCGCGCCGAGATCTACGATCGGTTGGCGGACGTTTTTGAAACCTACGGGTTTGACCGCGATCCATCCGTGGACGAAGGCTCGCCAGCATTCGGAGGAACTGAGGTATCAGCTCGCCAATGA